Proteins encoded in a region of the Acidimicrobiia bacterium genome:
- a CDS encoding NADH-quinone oxidoreductase subunit L — MKVAAFSIPLVPAVSAAVLLLFGKRLGERVCGVLGTLSVTASFAGAAYLFWNLLSLEAHRRLFIFELASWIASGSLEAPFELLVDPLSITMVLVITGVGALIHLYSIGYMKGDARFGRFFAYMNLFVASMAVLVLANNLVLMFLGWEGVGLCSYLLISFWFERSKAAAAGKKAFVANRVGDLGFILGALLLFRHTGTVRIASEAGSGLIAKAPLVLSGSTATVACLLLFAGATGKSAQFPLLVWLPDAMEGPTPVSALIHAATMVTAGVFLVARLGPVFAISPTASWTVAGIGTLTAFVAATAALAQTDLKKILAYSTVSQLGLMFAAVGVGALAAGIFHLVTHAFFKALLFLGAGSVMHATNGETDIRRFGGLRRHMPITSATFLVGFLAISGIPPLAGFFSKDAILTAVFGSGTKGQALWVVLSASSFLTALYMSRAFMRTFYGSPGYSEAEIHPHESPPVMTVPLVVLASGSAIAGVSGIPRIAPLLSHFLEPSVGIHPEAFGARELAVGFAALVLAVSAIWAGGRLWLSRTAEERGELLASLPFGNAAYRFFASGWMLDRLYEAIFVTFGSKAASFLATTVDRNLIDGIVDGVGALFTGAGRALKKVQTGYARRYALAIAAGVLLLLTGAAVARIVAMGS; from the coding sequence ATGAAAGTAGCGGCGTTTTCGATTCCGCTCGTGCCTGCTGTTTCGGCTGCGGTGTTATTGCTCTTCGGAAAGCGGCTGGGCGAGCGTGTGTGCGGGGTGTTGGGAACCCTATCCGTGACGGCATCCTTCGCGGGGGCGGCATATCTCTTCTGGAACCTTCTTTCTCTGGAGGCTCATCGAAGACTATTCATATTCGAGTTGGCCTCATGGATAGCCTCAGGTTCTCTGGAAGCCCCCTTCGAGCTTCTTGTCGATCCATTGTCAATAACCATGGTTCTCGTAATAACCGGAGTCGGGGCGCTCATTCACCTGTACTCGATCGGATACATGAAGGGGGATGCGCGCTTTGGCCGCTTCTTCGCTTACATGAATCTGTTCGTGGCATCTATGGCTGTTCTGGTCTTGGCAAACAATCTCGTTTTGATGTTCCTGGGTTGGGAAGGCGTCGGCCTGTGTTCGTATCTGTTGATCTCGTTCTGGTTCGAGCGTTCGAAAGCAGCAGCTGCTGGCAAGAAGGCATTCGTCGCCAATCGAGTGGGAGACCTTGGTTTTATTCTCGGGGCGCTTCTCTTGTTTCGCCACACCGGAACTGTGAGGATTGCTAGCGAAGCGGGATCGGGGCTGATAGCTAAAGCGCCGCTGGTGCTTTCTGGAAGTACAGCAACTGTTGCGTGCCTCTTGCTTTTCGCAGGGGCGACCGGCAAGTCAGCTCAGTTCCCGCTTCTGGTGTGGCTACCTGATGCCATGGAGGGTCCTACTCCAGTTTCTGCCCTGATTCATGCTGCGACTATGGTGACGGCGGGTGTGTTTTTGGTGGCGAGGCTAGGGCCTGTATTCGCTATCTCGCCAACCGCCTCCTGGACTGTAGCCGGTATTGGAACGCTCACTGCTTTTGTAGCAGCAACAGCCGCACTCGCTCAGACAGATCTAAAAAAGATTTTGGCGTATTCCACGGTGAGTCAGCTCGGGTTGATGTTCGCTGCTGTAGGAGTTGGTGCTCTCGCCGCTGGCATTTTCCATTTAGTCACTCACGCATTCTTCAAGGCTCTCTTGTTTTTGGGTGCTGGATCGGTTATGCACGCTACAAATGGCGAGACGGACATCCGCCGATTCGGAGGTTTGAGGCGCCATATGCCTATTACCTCTGCCACTTTTTTGGTGGGTTTTCTGGCGATATCGGGGATACCCCCACTGGCTGGCTTTTTCTCGAAGGACGCCATCCTTACGGCAGTTTTTGGATCTGGCACCAAGGGCCAGGCCTTATGGGTCGTTCTTTCTGCCTCCAGCTTTCTTACAGCGTTGTACATGTCTAGGGCTTTTATGCGGACCTTCTATGGTTCGCCCGGCTACTCCGAGGCTGAAATTCACCCACATGAGTCTCCTCCGGTTATGACGGTTCCGCTCGTTGTCCTAGCGAGTGGATCGGCTATTGCTGGAGTGTCGGGGATCCCGAGGATAGCGCCTCTTCTGTCTCACTTCTTAGAGCCCTCTGTTGGCATCCATCCCGAGGCATTCGGAGCACGAGAGCTCGCTGTGGGGTTCGCCGCTTTGGTCTTGGCAGTGTCGGCGATTTGGGCGGGGGGACGCTTGTGGCTCAGCCGCACTGCCGAGGAACGTGGGGAACTGCTGGCGTCCCTTCCGTTTGGAAATGCAGCTTACCGGTTCTTTGCTAGTGGATGGATGTTGGACCGGTTGTACGAGGCGATCTTCGTTACTTTTGGATCCAAAGCCGCTTCGTTTTTGGCAACCACAGTTGATCGAAACCTAATCGACGGGATCGTTGATGGAGTCGGCGCCCTATTCACCGGTGCTGGACGGGCGTTGAAAAAGGTTCAGACTGGCTACGCCAGGCGCTACGCTCTGGCAATCGCCGCAGGAGTGCTGCTGTTGTTGACAGGAGCAGCAGTTGCCAGAATCGTAGCGATGGGGTCGTGA
- a CDS encoding enoyl-[acyl-carrier-protein] reductase FabI produces the protein MLLKGKTLLITGVLTDDSIAFHVAKAAISHGANVYLTSFGRARSLTERSAKRLPLENPPEVFELDASDEEHPARIAKTLSERGKRLDGVLHAIGFAPQSCLGGGFLTAPWEDVSVALQVSAYSLASISRGLKPVLDPGSSIVALDFDASVAWPIYDWMGVAKAALESTARYLARDLGPQGIRVNLISAGPLRTMAAKGIPGFDRFGHLWERQAPLGWNEKDPSPVADACVFLFSDLSRGITGEIVHVDGGFHALGAPIEGI, from the coding sequence GTGTTGCTGAAAGGTAAAACTCTGCTTATCACCGGAGTACTGACCGACGACTCCATTGCATTTCACGTGGCCAAGGCTGCCATATCTCACGGCGCAAACGTCTATCTCACCAGTTTCGGAAGGGCGAGGTCGCTAACAGAAAGGTCCGCCAAGCGGCTACCTTTAGAAAACCCACCCGAAGTGTTCGAGCTTGATGCATCCGACGAAGAACATCCTGCACGTATCGCAAAGACGCTCTCTGAACGAGGGAAAAGGCTCGACGGAGTGTTGCACGCCATCGGCTTTGCACCTCAGTCTTGTCTCGGAGGGGGATTCCTGACTGCGCCCTGGGAAGACGTTTCTGTAGCCCTACAGGTGAGCGCCTACTCTTTAGCATCGATCTCCAGAGGTCTGAAACCAGTACTCGATCCGGGATCGAGCATAGTCGCCCTAGACTTCGATGCATCCGTAGCATGGCCAATTTATGACTGGATGGGTGTAGCCAAGGCTGCTCTTGAGTCGACTGCGCGCTACTTAGCTCGCGACCTCGGGCCGCAGGGGATCCGTGTCAACCTCATCTCGGCGGGCCCTCTCAGGACAATGGCAGCCAAAGGCATCCCCGGCTTCGATCGCTTCGGTCACCTCTGGGAAAGACAAGCACCCCTTGGATGGAACGAGAAGGATCCCTCGCCAGTCGCCGACGCGTGCGTCTTTCTCTTCTCGGATCTGTCGCGAGGCATTACGGGAGAGATCGTGCACGTCGACGGGGGCTTCCATGCCCTAGGTGCCCCAATCGAAGGAATCTAG
- a CDS encoding threonine synthase gives MSYLTGLRCKECNSEYPAEALHVCELCFGPLEAEYDYEKIAANISREAIEAGPHTLWRYADLLPTSASDRIELGAGMTPLRKAPRLAAELGLEELYLKNEIPNPTNSFKDRVVSVALTKAKELGFTVVGCASTGNLANSVAAHAAASGMRSVVFIPHDLEAGKIVTTAVYGGVVVAVEGNYDDVNRLCAEIAGNYPWAFVNVNIRPYYSEGSKTIAFETVEQLGWSYPDHVVVPVASGSLLTKIKKGFEELHKVGIVEEPPSVRVSGAQAEGCSPVATAFLEDLPSIKPQKPNTVAKSLAIGNPADGYYALDAVSSTGGSFGKVSDEEIVEAVKLLARTEGIFTETAGGVTVASLIQLIERGVVRPDEKVVAYITGLGLKTLEAFEPDNKPSITVKPTLDDFARAYESLG, from the coding sequence ATGTCGTACCTGACTGGGCTGAGATGCAAAGAGTGCAACAGCGAGTACCCCGCAGAGGCTTTACACGTCTGTGAGTTGTGTTTTGGCCCCCTCGAAGCCGAGTACGACTACGAGAAAATAGCAGCCAATATCTCCAGAGAGGCCATTGAAGCTGGTCCTCACACACTTTGGCGTTACGCCGATTTATTGCCAACCTCGGCCTCTGATCGCATCGAGTTAGGTGCAGGTATGACTCCGCTTCGCAAAGCGCCACGCTTGGCTGCCGAGCTGGGACTTGAAGAACTGTACCTAAAAAATGAGATTCCCAATCCCACTAACTCTTTCAAAGATAGGGTAGTCTCGGTTGCTTTGACGAAAGCCAAAGAGCTCGGCTTCACAGTGGTAGGTTGCGCCTCAACTGGCAACCTTGCAAATTCTGTGGCAGCTCACGCGGCTGCTTCGGGCATGCGTTCGGTAGTTTTTATTCCTCATGACTTGGAGGCGGGAAAAATTGTGACCACCGCGGTCTATGGCGGCGTCGTAGTCGCAGTGGAAGGAAACTACGACGACGTCAACCGCTTGTGTGCAGAGATTGCCGGTAACTACCCCTGGGCGTTCGTGAACGTCAATATCCGCCCGTACTACTCCGAGGGATCAAAGACCATAGCGTTTGAAACAGTCGAGCAGCTGGGATGGTCTTACCCCGATCATGTCGTCGTGCCGGTGGCGTCGGGATCATTGCTAACTAAGATCAAGAAAGGCTTCGAGGAACTCCACAAGGTAGGAATCGTCGAGGAACCACCTTCCGTGCGTGTCTCGGGCGCCCAGGCAGAAGGCTGCTCCCCAGTAGCCACTGCGTTCTTGGAAGACTTGCCTTCAATTAAGCCGCAAAAGCCCAACACAGTAGCCAAGTCGCTAGCTATTGGGAATCCTGCCGATGGTTACTACGCCCTCGATGCAGTATCTTCGACAGGCGGAAGCTTCGGGAAGGTTTCCGACGAAGAGATCGTCGAAGCCGTCAAGTTGCTGGCTCGCACCGAAGGAATTTTCACTGAGACTGCGGGGGGGGTGACGGTGGCCTCATTGATACAGCTCATCGAGAGAGGAGTGGTACGGCCAGACGAAAAGGTCGTAGCTTACATAACGGGATTAGGCCTCAAAACGTTGGAGGCCTTCGAGCCCGACAACAAGCCGAGTATAACGGTCAAGCCAACTCTCGATGACTTCGCTCGAGCCTACGAGTCTCTCGGGTGA
- a CDS encoding cold-shock protein, whose translation MPEGTVKFFNTEKGFGFITREDGNDVFVHYSNIQGEGYRTLKEGQRVEFEIGPGRKGEEARNVRVIE comes from the coding sequence ATGCCCGAAGGTACCGTGAAGTTCTTCAACACCGAGAAGGGCTTCGGATTCATAACACGCGAAGATGGAAACGACGTCTTCGTTCACTACTCGAACATCCAGGGAGAGGGCTATCGCACCCTCAAGGAAGGACAGAGAGTGGAGTTCGAGATCGGCCCGGGCCGCAAGGGCGAAGAAGCCCGCAACGTGCGGGTAATTGAATAG
- the groL gene encoding chaperonin GroEL — protein MPKIMAFDEEARRALERGMDLLADAVRVTLGPKGRNVVLEKKWGAPTITNDGVSIAKEIELEDPYEKIGAELVKEVAKKTNDVAGDGTTTATILAKALVHEGLRNVAAGANPMSLKRGIEKAVAAAVEAISKLAKDVESKDEIAQVATISANNDEEIGATIAEAMEKVGKDGVITVEESNTFGLELELVEGMRFDKGYISPYFVTDPERMEAVLEEPYILLVQSKVSSVKDLLPVLEKVMQTGKPLVVIAEDVEGEALATLVVNKIRGTFKSVAVKAPGFGDRRKAMLQDMAILTGGQVISEDVGLKLENTTLDLLGRARKVVVTKDETTIVEGQGDPEQIKGRIQQIKNEIETTDSDYDREKLQERLAKLSGGVAVIRVGAATEVELKEKKHRIEDAVSATKAAVEEGIVPGGGVALLRAQKAVEALDLEGDELTGAKIVAHALEAPIKQIAQNGGLEGGVVVEKVRTLEDTWGLNAATGEYEDLMAAGVIDPAKVTRSALQNAASIAALFLTTEAVIAEKPEEKQPAPAGAGMDEF, from the coding sequence ATGCCCAAGATCATGGCGTTCGACGAAGAGGCAAGGCGCGCACTCGAAAGAGGGATGGATCTTCTGGCCGACGCTGTACGAGTGACCCTAGGACCCAAGGGTCGCAATGTGGTGCTGGAGAAGAAGTGGGGCGCCCCCACCATAACCAATGATGGAGTCTCCATCGCCAAGGAGATTGAGCTGGAGGATCCTTACGAGAAAATCGGTGCCGAGCTAGTCAAAGAAGTAGCCAAAAAAACCAACGATGTAGCGGGAGACGGAACCACCACCGCTACCATTCTGGCAAAAGCGCTAGTTCACGAAGGATTGCGCAATGTAGCTGCCGGCGCCAATCCAATGTCGCTGAAACGGGGCATCGAGAAGGCTGTGGCTGCCGCGGTCGAAGCCATCTCGAAACTCGCCAAAGACGTCGAGTCCAAAGACGAGATCGCACAAGTCGCTACGATCTCGGCAAATAATGACGAAGAGATCGGGGCAACCATAGCCGAGGCGATGGAAAAGGTCGGCAAAGATGGCGTTATCACCGTCGAAGAGTCGAACACCTTCGGGCTAGAGCTTGAGCTCGTCGAAGGGATGCGCTTCGACAAGGGGTACATCTCCCCATACTTCGTGACCGATCCAGAGCGGATGGAGGCTGTTCTAGAGGAGCCCTACATACTGCTCGTTCAAAGCAAGGTTTCCTCGGTTAAGGACCTGCTACCGGTCCTTGAAAAAGTCATGCAGACAGGAAAGCCTCTGGTTGTCATAGCAGAAGATGTCGAGGGTGAGGCGTTGGCGACGTTGGTGGTCAACAAGATCCGTGGCACCTTCAAGAGCGTGGCTGTAAAGGCGCCTGGCTTCGGCGATAGGCGCAAGGCCATGCTTCAGGACATGGCGATCCTGACAGGCGGCCAAGTAATCTCCGAGGATGTCGGTCTCAAGCTTGAGAACACCACGCTTGATTTGCTGGGTAGAGCCCGCAAGGTGGTTGTCACCAAGGATGAGACGACCATTGTCGAGGGGCAGGGTGACCCCGAGCAGATCAAAGGGCGAATCCAGCAGATTAAAAATGAAATAGAAACGACCGACTCGGACTATGACCGTGAAAAGCTCCAGGAGCGACTGGCTAAACTGTCCGGCGGAGTCGCGGTCATCCGAGTAGGAGCCGCCACCGAGGTCGAGCTGAAGGAGAAGAAACACCGGATAGAAGACGCTGTTTCTGCGACTAAAGCAGCTGTCGAGGAGGGAATCGTACCCGGAGGCGGAGTCGCACTCTTGAGAGCCCAAAAGGCCGTTGAGGCCCTTGACTTGGAAGGCGACGAGCTGACCGGTGCAAAGATCGTCGCACATGCTCTCGAGGCCCCGATCAAGCAAATAGCGCAAAACGGTGGCTTGGAAGGCGGCGTCGTTGTAGAAAAGGTGCGGACTCTAGAGGACACGTGGGGTCTCAATGCTGCCACCGGGGAGTACGAAGACCTGATGGCCGCCGGGGTGATCGATCCAGCCAAGGTAACCAGGTCTGCCCTGCAAAACGCAGCCTCGATAGCAGCTTTGTTCCTAACAACCGAGGCAGTCATTGCGGAAAAGCCCGAGGAGAAGCAGCCAGCGCCGGCAGGTGCTGGGATGGACGAGTTCTGA
- the rpmG gene encoding 50S ribosomal protein L33, producing MAGDKRVIVTLACDQCKRRNYTTSKNRLNNRERLELKKFCPFCRRHTSHKETR from the coding sequence ATGGCCGGTGACAAAAGAGTGATAGTCACCCTGGCGTGTGATCAGTGCAAAAGGCGGAATTACACCACATCAAAAAACCGCCTCAACAACAGAGAACGGCTGGAGCTCAAGAAGTTCTGTCCGTTCTGCCGCCGTCACACCAGCCACAAAGAAACTCGTTGA
- a CDS encoding molybdopterin synthase sulfur carrier subunit produces MPKVRIPTPLRTLTGGVAEVEVPGTTVKEALDNLEKNHPGMAQRIYDDSGELRRFVNVYVDDEDIRFVDGLSTSLREDSVISIVPAVAGGG; encoded by the coding sequence ATGCCGAAAGTCCGCATCCCAACACCGCTGCGAACCCTCACAGGCGGGGTAGCAGAAGTCGAGGTGCCGGGCACCACCGTAAAGGAAGCTCTCGACAACCTAGAGAAGAATCATCCGGGGATGGCGCAGAGAATTTACGACGACTCCGGGGAATTGCGTAGGTTCGTAAACGTCTACGTTGATGACGAAGACATTCGCTTCGTCGACGGACTTTCCACTTCCCTCCGGGAAGACTCAGTTATCTCTATTGTCCCCGCCGTAGCAGGTGGCGGATGA
- a CDS encoding NADH-quinone oxidoreductase subunit NuoK has translation MFITGVAGFMLRRSVLVMFMCIELMLNAANVAFVAFARTFGDVAGQVVVFFVMVAAAVEVVVGLAIIVAIYRRRESASADELAALNG, from the coding sequence ATGTTTATCACAGGGGTAGCCGGCTTCATGCTCAGGCGCTCTGTCCTGGTCATGTTCATGTGTATAGAGCTAATGCTTAACGCGGCCAACGTGGCATTCGTGGCTTTTGCTCGCACATTTGGAGACGTCGCTGGGCAAGTAGTTGTCTTTTTCGTGATGGTTGCGGCAGCCGTGGAAGTCGTTGTAGGGCTCGCCATCATTGTCGCGATCTATCGACGTAGGGAGTCGGCGAGCGCTGACGAATTGGCTGCCCTCAATGGCTAA
- a CDS encoding NADH-quinone oxidoreductase subunit N produces MSTASTKIALPIVDFFALGPEIALASGACLLLIARAIMVRSVEMRARKVVSLVLSYSASLVALGLALADLVRVRSQGPSLTAGSLIANDAYSASFKLVFAAMAVLAIAMGYSGLSRDGRVREEFGALVLLACAGMMAMVSAVDLIVVFLALELFSISFYVLAGFLRDSPAPQEAALKYFLLGSFASAFLLYGIALAYGGTGSLNLGVISSVSSRGSFSWLLLAGTALLLSGLAFKVGAVPFHMWVPDVYQGAPSYTSGFLAAGAKAAGFGAAMRIFAALVPSRDLWLPLVVGVGVVTMIVGAAAAIGQQNVKRMLGYSSIVHAGYLFLGVASPVEGGAQATLFYIVTYAAMIFGAFAIVAIFQRERTDAGDLVDFRGMGRKRPLLGVGLTILLLGLAGIPPTAGFIAKLYLFRAAVQAGLVWFALAGATASVVAAFFYIRLVIVLYQPEEKSANVVDTALPAVHLDAIAPGALSAAIFATVAVTLILGVFPQPALGFAEAARLIGGG; encoded by the coding sequence ATGAGTACGGCGAGCACAAAGATCGCCCTACCCATCGTTGACTTTTTTGCGCTCGGTCCCGAGATCGCGCTCGCGTCAGGAGCGTGCCTTCTGCTCATCGCTAGGGCCATTATGGTGCGCTCGGTCGAGATGCGTGCGCGCAAGGTAGTGTCTCTCGTTCTCTCGTACTCCGCAAGCCTTGTCGCGTTGGGGTTGGCGCTAGCAGACCTTGTCCGGGTTCGAAGCCAAGGTCCTAGCCTGACGGCGGGTAGTCTCATAGCAAACGACGCCTATTCAGCCAGCTTCAAGCTGGTCTTTGCTGCCATGGCTGTCCTCGCGATCGCTATGGGCTACAGCGGATTGTCGAGGGACGGACGCGTTCGTGAAGAGTTCGGGGCACTCGTACTACTAGCTTGCGCAGGGATGATGGCGATGGTCTCCGCCGTGGACCTCATCGTTGTTTTTCTCGCTCTAGAACTGTTTTCTATCAGTTTTTATGTTCTCGCCGGGTTTTTGAGAGACAGTCCTGCGCCCCAAGAAGCAGCCCTCAAATACTTCCTGCTCGGTTCCTTTGCTTCGGCTTTTTTGTTGTACGGAATTGCACTCGCCTACGGCGGCACGGGTTCTTTGAACCTCGGTGTGATTTCCTCTGTGTCTTCCAGAGGATCTTTTTCCTGGCTACTGCTTGCTGGTACAGCACTGCTTTTATCCGGTCTTGCCTTCAAGGTCGGAGCGGTTCCTTTCCACATGTGGGTGCCAGATGTATATCAAGGGGCGCCATCTTATACCTCGGGCTTCCTAGCGGCCGGTGCCAAGGCAGCGGGGTTTGGAGCTGCGATGCGGATATTCGCAGCGCTGGTTCCCAGCAGGGATTTGTGGCTCCCACTCGTGGTGGGCGTGGGGGTCGTGACGATGATTGTCGGGGCGGCAGCTGCGATAGGTCAGCAAAACGTCAAACGCATGCTCGGGTACTCTTCGATCGTTCACGCGGGTTACCTCTTTTTGGGAGTCGCCTCGCCGGTTGAGGGAGGCGCCCAAGCAACCCTGTTCTACATCGTTACCTATGCGGCAATGATCTTTGGTGCTTTTGCGATCGTCGCCATCTTCCAGAGGGAGAGAACCGACGCCGGAGATTTGGTGGATTTCAGGGGGATGGGAAGAAAGCGCCCACTTTTGGGTGTGGGATTAACCATTTTACTATTGGGCCTCGCCGGAATTCCTCCGACAGCAGGTTTTATAGCTAAGCTCTACTTGTTTCGGGCGGCAGTACAGGCGGGCCTTGTGTGGTTCGCTTTGGCCGGCGCGACAGCCTCGGTCGTGGCTGCCTTCTTCTACATCCGTCTCGTCATAGTTTTGTATCAGCCAGAGGAGAAGAGTGCCAACGTTGTCGACACTGCGTTGCCAGCGGTGCACCTCGATGCCATTGCTCCTGGAGCTTTGTCGGCTGCCATCTTTGCGACAGTTGCAGTGACTTTGATACTGGGTGTCTTCCCCCAACCAGCTCTCGGCTTCGCGGAAGCAGCCCGACTAATAGGCGGCGGTTGA
- a CDS encoding Fe-S-binding domain-containing protein, with the protein MRFGELPLLSILVWTPALGAVLIAVLPGNSKLVRRGIAGVAMAVSLIAFIAVAAGFAKGTAEFQFVEDYPWAPTISSRYILGIDGISLLMVGLTVVLFPVSVLATLDSPSIKEGERPYLSLLLVLESAILGAFLALDLLLFFVFWEAVLVPMYFLIAGWGSDRRQYAAIKFFLYTMLGSAFLFVGIVYLAVAHSHLSGTFTFDLRLLDGGQFSKATQVALFAAFGAGFAVKVPVFPLHTWLPDAHTEAPTAGSVILAGVLLKLGVYGFLRFSLPLFPQGAEALLPLLLVLGLVGIVYGALVSAVQKDLKRLIAYSSVSHLGFAIVGIFVVTSQGAQGGLLQMFNHGVSTGALFLLVGMVYDRLHTRRIEEMGGIWSVMPVYGGIFLLTALASIGLPGLGGFVGEFLVLAGSFLRNPVIAAIAGLGVILSAVYLLWAFQRAFTGVRGPRVGSEAYDIRGREVVALVPLVALMLLVGLHPEPLIERSEPSLDKVVRNFASEAGIDRPDLVVAQTASDGSKGAIDDASGDSDELDNSRGTPAASNGPVEISHSLGSLASQESGR; encoded by the coding sequence GTGCGTTTCGGCGAGCTTCCTTTGCTGTCGATACTCGTGTGGACTCCCGCTCTCGGAGCGGTATTGATAGCTGTGCTCCCGGGCAACTCCAAATTGGTTAGGCGCGGCATCGCCGGGGTGGCGATGGCGGTTTCGCTGATTGCATTCATCGCTGTGGCAGCTGGCTTCGCCAAGGGCACAGCTGAATTTCAGTTTGTGGAGGACTACCCCTGGGCTCCGACGATTTCGTCCCGGTACATCCTCGGAATCGACGGAATCAGCCTGCTAATGGTAGGGCTTACTGTTGTGCTATTTCCGGTCTCTGTCCTGGCCACGTTGGACTCCCCTTCCATAAAAGAGGGAGAACGGCCCTACTTATCCTTGCTGCTCGTTCTCGAGTCGGCGATTTTAGGGGCGTTTCTCGCCCTCGATCTTCTTTTGTTCTTCGTGTTTTGGGAGGCCGTCCTCGTGCCGATGTACTTCCTCATCGCGGGGTGGGGATCCGATCGGAGGCAGTATGCGGCTATCAAGTTTTTCTTGTACACGATGCTCGGTTCGGCCTTTTTGTTCGTTGGGATCGTGTATCTAGCCGTCGCACACTCGCATCTGTCCGGGACGTTCACTTTTGATCTGCGGCTGCTCGATGGAGGTCAATTTTCAAAAGCCACCCAGGTTGCTCTTTTTGCCGCATTTGGAGCCGGATTCGCGGTCAAGGTTCCGGTGTTTCCGCTGCATACCTGGCTACCCGACGCTCACACGGAAGCGCCTACCGCTGGATCGGTCATTCTGGCGGGCGTCTTACTAAAACTAGGGGTATACGGATTTCTGCGGTTCTCTCTCCCGCTGTTTCCCCAGGGTGCCGAGGCGCTGCTACCACTCCTCTTGGTGCTAGGTTTGGTGGGGATTGTTTACGGAGCCCTAGTCTCGGCAGTGCAAAAAGACCTCAAGCGCCTCATTGCATACTCGTCGGTCTCACATTTGGGCTTTGCAATAGTGGGTATTTTCGTTGTTACTTCCCAGGGCGCTCAAGGTGGCCTTTTGCAGATGTTCAATCACGGGGTATCCACAGGAGCACTCTTCCTGCTTGTAGGCATGGTCTACGACAGGCTGCATACCCGCAGGATCGAGGAGATGGGGGGGATCTGGTCGGTGATGCCAGTTTATGGGGGCATCTTCTTACTGACAGCTCTCGCATCTATAGGACTTCCTGGATTGGGTGGTTTCGTGGGCGAGTTTCTGGTTCTTGCGGGTAGCTTCCTGCGTAACCCGGTAATCGCTGCAATCGCTGGTTTGGGCGTGATATTGAGCGCCGTGTACCTGCTCTGGGCATTTCAGCGGGCTTTCACAGGAGTGCGCGGTCCGAGAGTCGGTTCGGAAGCATACGACATACGGGGTCGAGAAGTGGTGGCGCTGGTCCCCCTGGTCGCTCTCATGCTCCTGGTAGGACTGCATCCCGAGCCGTTGATCGAGCGCTCCGAGCCATCCCTTGATAAAGTAGTAAGAAATTTCGCTTCAGAAGCTGGAATCGACCGCCCCGACCTTGTCGTCGCCCAGACTGCGTCTGACGGCTCCAAAGGTGCGATCGATGATGCCTCGGGCGATTCTGACGAGTTAGATAATTCGAGGGGAACACCCGCCGCTAGCAACGGGCCCGTCGAAATCTCTCATTCGCTTGGATCCTTAGCCTCGCAGGAGTCTGGCCGATGA
- a CDS encoding RNA polymerase subunit sigma, with the protein MSEETHPNGASRIDPELVTAAQQGNRDALEQLIRLTQNDVYTLARRLVGDPEEAFDVAQEAYIRAIRSLDKFRGDSAFSTWMYRITANVAFTNRSRAKRRRAESLDRLASENMPVPASREGGPERSAITAIAYEEVVEALDKLPEGSRAVVVLKDVYGLSHEEIAESLGITVAACKVRLFRARQRLKEMLTARGSAAAGA; encoded by the coding sequence ATGAGCGAAGAAACGCACCCCAATGGGGCAAGCCGCATCGATCCGGAACTGGTAACCGCAGCCCAGCAGGGGAATAGAGACGCTTTGGAACAGCTGATAAGGCTGACCCAGAACGATGTCTATACCCTTGCACGGCGGCTAGTGGGAGACCCAGAGGAGGCATTCGACGTTGCTCAGGAGGCATATATAAGAGCAATTCGCAGCCTCGACAAGTTTCGAGGCGACTCGGCCTTTTCAACTTGGATGTACCGAATCACAGCAAACGTCGCCTTTACCAACAGATCTCGGGCTAAGCGGAGGCGGGCCGAGTCTCTAGACAGACTCGCATCCGAGAATATGCCTGTGCCAGCTTCCCGAGAGGGTGGCCCGGAGCGGTCTGCCATTACGGCGATTGCGTACGAGGAAGTTGTCGAGGCATTGGACAAATTACCGGAGGGCTCTCGCGCGGTGGTGGTTCTAAAAGACGTTTACGGACTGTCTCATGAGGAAATAGCGGAGTCTTTGGGCATCACCGTGGCAGCGTGCAAAGTACGGCTTTTCCGAGCGAGACAGCGGCTGAAAGAGATGCTCACAGCAAGAGGATCGGCTGCGGCAGGGGCTTAG